The following coding sequences are from one Arcobacter nitrofigilis DSM 7299 window:
- a CDS encoding sensor domain-containing diguanylate cyclase, producing MIKYLLLLIFFFTTLFAEHTLIIDNNSTIEKFKISTYEDKTSSLTIKDIRSIKKFKEVNNNISNGFTNSTFWYKLTIKNTSPQTIQRYLKLTESIMDKIDFYIYSNNKMIKYKKDGVGYFKEGQKNYLERPFIEFDLKKDETKTIYIKISSLYPMFNSFQIYDKNALNTFEREYTTIYAFLIGSLLSLALYNLMIFFYTRDISYIFYVLYSLSFISWQTSMSGIYPFDTFLNTQSYYFVGASIPLLVAFLTLFTNHILDIRTMSKKYYYVLNFIGSFYIFLAICSIFAFKPSILVMNATTTFVLPFLLYMGYKSYKNGNIIAIFYLLAQVGFLSMSTLFSLSSYGFLEYNFYSRHGIMVGSFIEMILFSLALAYRIKILEKEKFIIMQKAKDNLEINVKKRTKELEESKKKLEILANKDFLSDLLNRRPLFEISNRLISLAKRENTTISVLLFDIDKFKAINDTYGHKEGDEVIKAFSKILKKDRRNSDIVARIGGEEFVILLPSTTHKDAFIIAEEIRKEVETFQVKTKDSTICFTVSCGVSSLRKEDNNMDELIARADKRLYMAKNNGRNVVVDGDIV from the coding sequence TTGATTAAATACCTTTTACTACTTATCTTTTTTTTTACTACTTTATTTGCAGAGCATACTCTAATAATAGATAATAATTCAACAATAGAAAAGTTTAAAATCTCTACTTATGAAGATAAAACTTCAAGTTTAACTATTAAAGATATAAGATCAATAAAAAAATTCAAAGAAGTTAATAACAACATAAGTAATGGATTTACAAATTCTACCTTTTGGTACAAACTTACCATAAAAAATACAAGTCCCCAAACTATCCAAAGATATTTAAAACTAACAGAAAGTATTATGGATAAAATTGACTTTTACATATACTCAAATAACAAAATGATAAAATACAAAAAAGATGGTGTGGGATATTTTAAAGAGGGTCAAAAGAATTATTTAGAAAGACCATTTATAGAGTTTGATTTAAAAAAAGATGAAACAAAAACAATATATATAAAAATAAGCTCTTTGTATCCAATGTTTAATTCATTTCAAATTTATGATAAAAATGCACTCAATACATTTGAACGAGAATATACAACTATTTATGCATTTTTAATTGGCTCATTACTTTCACTTGCTTTATATAACTTAATGATATTTTTTTATACAAGAGATATCTCATATATCTTTTATGTTTTATATTCTTTATCTTTTATATCATGGCAAACTTCCATGAGTGGGATATACCCTTTTGATACATTTTTAAATACTCAATCTTACTATTTTGTAGGAGCTAGTATTCCTCTTTTGGTTGCATTTTTAACTCTCTTTACAAACCATATCTTAGATATAAGAACTATGTCTAAAAAATATTACTATGTATTAAATTTCATAGGAAGCTTTTATATATTTCTAGCTATTTGTAGTATTTTTGCATTTAAACCTTCAATTCTAGTTATGAATGCAACTACAACTTTTGTCTTGCCTTTTCTTCTTTATATGGGGTATAAAAGTTACAAAAATGGAAATATAATAGCTATTTTTTATCTTTTGGCTCAAGTGGGGTTTTTATCTATGAGCACACTTTTTTCACTATCATCTTATGGATTTTTGGAGTATAACTTTTATTCAAGACATGGGATAATGGTGGGTTCTTTTATAGAGATGATTCTATTCTCTTTAGCTTTAGCATATAGAATCAAAATCTTAGAAAAAGAAAAATTTATTATCATGCAAAAAGCAAAAGATAACCTAGAAATAAATGTAAAGAAAAGAACAAAAGAGTTAGAAGAATCAAAAAAGAAATTAGAAATACTTGCGAATAAAGACTTCCTATCAGACCTTTTAAATAGACGTCCACTTTTTGAGATAAGTAATAGACTAATAAGCCTTGCTAAAAGAGAGAATACGACTATAAGTGTTTTACTTTTTGATATAGATAAATTTAAAGCTATAAATGATACTTACGGGCATAAAGAAGGAGATGAAGTTATAAAAGCTTTTTCAAAAATCCTTAAAAAAGATAGAAGAAACTCGGATATAGTTGCAAGAATAGGTGGAGAAGAGTTTGTAATCTTACTTCCCTCAACAACTCATAAAGATGCTTTTATCATAGCAGAAGAGATAAGAAAAGAGGTGGAAACTTTTCAAGTTAAAACAAAGGATTCTACTATTTGCTTTACTGTTAGTTGTGGTGTCTCTTCTTTAAGAAAAGAGGACAATAACATGGATGAACTTATTGCAAGAGCTGATAAAAGACTTTATATGGCTAAAAATAATGGGAGAAATGTTGTAGTTGATGGGGATATTGTATAA